A section of the Heterodontus francisci isolate sHetFra1 chromosome 7, sHetFra1.hap1, whole genome shotgun sequence genome encodes:
- the LOC137372397 gene encoding gamma-crystallin S-like: protein MGKITFFEEKNFLGRHFECDSDCSDFHTSLSRCNSIKVANGAWAVYEQPNFTGYLYVLTKNEYPDYKSWMGFNDRIASCHEIQQISTGKYKIRICNKGDYESQTIEYTDDCPSVLEQFHIQDIDSCSVLDGAWVFYELPNYRGRQYLLEKGVYQKAADWGATTSTVQSFHRIIV, encoded by the exons ATCACTTTCTTTGAagagaagaattttctgggccgtcACTTTGAATGTGACAGCGATTGCTCAGATTTTCACACCTCCCTATCCCGTTGTAACTCGATCAAAGTTGCGAATGGGGCTTGGGCAGTATACGAACAACCAAACTTTACAGGATACTTGTATGTTCTAACCAAGAATGAATATCCTGATTATAAGAGCTGGATGGGATTCAATGATCGTATTGCTTCATGTCACGAGATCCAACAA ATAAGCACAGGCAAGTACAAGATCAGAATCTGCAATAAGGGTGATTATGAAAGTCAAACAATAGAGTATACAGACGACTGCCCATCTGTCTTGGAACAATTCCACATTCAAGATATCGACTCCTGCAGTGTCCTGGATGGTGCATGGGTTTTCTATGAACTTCCGAATTATCGTGGAAGGCAGTACCTCCTCGAGAAAGGTGTATACCAGAAAGCTGCAGACTGGGGAGCAACCACCTCAACAGTGCAGTCCTTCCATCGCATCATTGTGTAA